A genomic segment from Necator americanus strain Aroian chromosome III, whole genome shotgun sequence encodes:
- a CDS encoding hypothetical protein (NECATOR_CHRIII.G10823.T2), whose product MEIKQISERHSVCFRFLSKDKGSQLRDDEDGYPSGLQNATSSEATNLYSYDQTADGLQIHSNKVLQVVENVQCCNCRKRWQLAILANIGFMIVFGIRCNFGAAKNHMFKNYTDPWGRQHIHEFNWTRAELSVMESSFFYGYLVTQIPAGFLAAKYPPNKLFGIAIGVASFLNVLLPHGFNSKDDTLVAIIQIMQGLVQGVAYPSMHGVWRYWAPPLERSKLATTAFTGSYAGAVLGLPVSAWLVSYVSWSAPFYLYGVAGCIWAIFWFSLTFEKPAFHPTISQEEKKFIEEAIGHVSSSHPTFRSIPWKAIVTSKPVWAIIVANFARSWTFYLLLQNQLTYMKERLDMNINDSGMLAALPHAVMGIVVLLGGQLADYLRSHKILSTTAVRKLFNCGGFGGEALFMLIVAYTTKESTAVIALILAVGSSGFAISGFNVNHLDIAPRYAAILMGFSNGIGTLAGLTCPIVTEKFTANGAHGWEKVFLLASLIHFTGVTFYAVYASGELQEWAEPKPEEEAWNVTALNHRSSTAGYGTTKNEVPITLAPLPTAEQLTKGHLPSTTAYEERQETTTNPFTAGWDDSTTQSSASYRNW is encoded by the exons ACTGCAAAATGCAACGTCCAGTGAGGCCACGAACCTGTATTCGTATGACCAGACGGCGGACGGATTACAAATACACTCAAACAAAGTACTGCAG GTAGTCGAGAACGTGCAGTGTTGCAACTGTCGCAAACGGTGGCAGCTTGCGATTCTGGCAAACATCGGCTTCATGATCGTGTTTGGGATTCGTTGCAATTTTGGCGCTGCCAAGAACCACATGTTTAAGAACTACACGGATCCTTGGGGTCGACAGCAC ATTCACGAATTCAACTGGACGCGAGCAGAGCTGAGTGTGATGGAAAGCTCCTTCTTCTATGGCTACCTTGTCACGCAAATCCCTGCCGGATTTCTAGCTGCCAAATATCCGCCGAAtaa ATTATTTGGGATTGCAATCGGCGTTGCCTCGTTTTTGAACGTGCTTCTCCCTCACGGCTTCAATTCAAAAGATGATACTCTTGTCGCGATCATCCAAATAATGCAGGGATTAGTGCAG GGAGTCGCCTATCCGTCAATGCACGGCGTCTGGCGGTACTGGGCCCCTCCTCTGGAGAGATCAAAGTTGGCGACAACAGCATTCACTGGTTCCTACGCCGGAGCGGTGCTAGGACTTCCAGTCTCAGCGTGGCTTGTCTCCTACGTCAGCTGGAGTGCTCCTTTTTATCTCTACG GTGTTGCTGGATGTATTTGGGCCATATTTTGGTTTTCCTTAACATTCGAGAAGCCCGCGTTCCATCCCACTATCTCacaggaagagaaaaagttcaTTGAAGAAGCCATTGGACACGTCTCCAGTTCACATCCTACT TTCCGTTCAATTCCATGGAAGGCGATCGTGACGTCAAAACCTGTTTGGGCGATCATTGTGGCTAATTTTGCCAGAAGTTGGACGTTCTACCTGCTTCTGCAGAACCAACTCACCTACATGAAGGAGAGGCTGGACATGAACATCAATGAT TCAGGAATGCTCGCTGCGTTGCCACATGCTGTCATGGGTATTGTAGTGTTATTAGGAGGACAACTGGCTGATTATTTGAGGTCCCACAAGATATTATCTACTACTGCAGTCAGGAAACTCTTCAACTGTGGGG GATTTGGAGGAGAAGCTTTGTTCATGTTGATAGTCGCCTACACTACCAAGGAGTCGACTGCTGTGATAGCGCTCATCCTGGCTGTGGGCTCCTCAGGATTTGCCATTTCTG GATTCAACGTCAATCATCTGGATATAGCACCACGTTACGCAGCCATTCTCATGGGTTTCTCTAACGGAATCGGGACCCTCGCTGGTCTCACATGTCCAATCGTAACAGAAAAGTTCACAGCCAACGGAGCTCACGGATGGGAAAAG GTGTTCCTGCTCGCTAGTTTGATCCACTTCACTGGTGTCACTTTCTATGCTGTTTATGCTTCTGGTGAACTCCAG GAATGGGCAGAGCCAAAGCCTGAAGAAGAGGCGTGGAACGTTACTGCGTTGAATCACAGAAGCAGCACTG CCGGATACGGTACCACCAAGAATGAAGTCCCAATCACATTAGCCCCTTTGCCGACAGCTGAGCAGCTCACTAAAG GTCATTTGCCGTCGACCACAGCATACGAAGAACGACAGGAGACGACTACGAACCCGTTCACTGCAGGTTGGGATGACTCCACCACACAGTCGAGCGCATCATATCGTAACTGGTGA